The genomic interval GGGACGAGTAAAACCATACTTCCGAAGGTGACAACTACTGATAAAGTTGCATTACGTACTGCTATCTGGAACGAACGTCATTATGAATTGGCGATGGAATTTGACCGTTACTTTGATGTGATCCGTCAGGGAAGAGGCGCTGAAATCTTTGGACCAAAAGGATGGAAAGCTAACAAAAATGAAGTATGGCCGGTTCCTCAGACCGAAATCGATTTGAGCGCAGGTTTATTGGTTCAAAACCCTGGATATTAATCAATCTCTTACAAAGGATCTATCAATGAAAGCTATAAATTCTAAATTAACATTGGCAATCACCATGCTTATGATTGTCGGCCTAACAGCTTGTTACGAAAAGTTTGACCCTGAAAGTTATGCACCGAGCGTTTCGATTGGTGGTTTTACATCATCTGGGGAAATTGCAACTTCAAATCTGGTCGCTTACTGGCCTTTTGATGGCGATTATGTGGATGCGATATCAAAAACTGCTGGTGTAAACACCGGAACATCATTTGCAAATGGCTTGAAAGGGCAGGCTATGAAAGGTGCGAAAAATGGATATGTTTTATTTAATCCAACGAGCGCTATACTTGGCCTTCAGAGCTTCACAATAGGGTATTGGGTTAACAGTCAATCAACCACTGCTGCGGGAGGAATAATTGGTTTAGTAACACTCTCGAGTAAGGAAGCATTCTGGGGCAATCTTGAAACATTCTTTGAAAATGGTGGAACTACCACAGATGGAATTTTCAAGGCGCACATTCAGAATGATACATTGGATACCTGGGTTTCGAAAGATGGTATTGTAAACTTGTACAATTCGTGGACCCACATTGCTTTGTCTTATGATGCTACCTCTTCCACTTTTAGTATCTACATAAACGGATCTAAGGTGAACACAACAACGGTTGCTAAATTCGGTAACCTAAAATGGAAAAACCCAGGCCAGATAGTATTTGGAGCAAATCAATTTCAAACTACGCCAAGTTTAACAAAAGCATCAGAACCGCAATCTTGGGCAAGTTACCTTACGGGTTTGCTTGATGAAGTTAGAATCTATAATGTCGCTCTGAAAGACGCAGAAATAGACGCTCTTGTTAAACTAGAGTCAAGAGGAAAATAATGTCCTTCAAAAATTTTGTTTTTTTCTGCTTTACCGTATGGTTCGGGATTTCCTGTAAAAAGGAAAATAATCCCGAACCACCGGTAACGGTCGTTCCAACTTCGTTTGGTTTCAACAGCCTTAAGGTTGATGGCTCTTATAGTGGTTTCTCCTACGTCGATGTGAAGCCCAAGCCCATTATAGAATTCAACTTTTCAGCACCATTAAACAGTGCATCCTTCGCCAATGCAGTCAGTATTATATCCAAAACCGGTGAAGTTGTACCCTATTCCACCTCGCTGGAAAACGGGGACAGTACTGTAATAATAATTCCAATAAATGCATTGCCTTATCTAAGTTCCTATAAGGTTCTAATTTCCAAAGCCTTAAAGTCTAAATCTAACGGTTCGTTACTTAGTGAAGTCAGTATAAACCTTATAACCGCTCTCGACACAACCGATAAGTTCCCAAAAATTACCGACGAAGCACTTTTAACCCTGGTTCAAAAACAAACCTTCAGGTATTTCTGGGAATTTGGACATCCAACAAGTGGTTTGGCAAGAGAAAGAAATACATCCGGTGATATCGTAACCTCCGGTGGCAGCGGCTTTGGAATAATGACCATTCCGGTTGCTATTGAAAGAAATTTCATAACACGTGCAGAAGGACTGGAAAGAATGCAGAAGATCGCAGGTTTCCTGAAAGATAAAACACAAAAATTTCACGGCGCTTTTCCTCACTGGATCAATGGAGCAACCGGAGCGGTAGTACCATTCAGTACAAAAGACAATGGAGCCGACCTGGTTGAAACTTCTTACCTGATACAGGGATTACTGACTGCGAGACAATATTTCAACAATTCAAATCCTGCTGAAACTGCTTTAAGAACAGATATCAATACGATCTGGAATGGAGTAGAATGGGATTGGTTTCAAAAAGACAAGGGAAATGTATTGTACTGGCATTGGAGTCCTGATTATAATTGGGATATGAATTTGCCAATTAAAGGCTGGAACGAGTGTATGATTACTTACGCACTGGCGGCTTCGTCTCCAACGCATCCTATAATAAAATCAGTCTATGATAATGGCTGGACAGGCAATGGAAGTTTTGTCAACGGCAAATCTTATTTGGGAATTACATTGCCTTTAGGTGAAGCTTACGGAGGGCCATTATTTTTCTCACAGTATTCATTTTTAGGTATAAATCCAACCAACCTTAAAGATGGTTTCACCAATTATTTTACTCAAAACAGGAATCATACATTAATCAATTACAATTATTGCAAATCCAATCCTAAGGGATACTATGGATACAGTGACCAATGCTGGGGATTGACAGCCAGTGACATTCCAGATGGTTATACTGCCAGTTCGCCAACAAACGACATAGGTGTAATTGCTCCGACTGCAGCTTTATCTGCATTTCCGTACACGCCTGATGAATCCATGAAAGCTTTAAAGTTTTTCTATTATAAACTTGGTGATAAAATATGGGGCGAATACGGTTTCTATGATTCGTTTTCTCTGGTGCAACCCTGGTTCGCCAATTCGTATCTGGCTATTGACCAGGGTCCGGTAATTGTCATGATTGAAAATCACAGAACTGCCTTATTATGGGATCTTTTCATGAGTTGCCCGGAAGTGAAAACCGGAATGAAAAATCTTGGTTTCCAAAGTCCTAACCTGTAAATAATTGGTACCCGCAATTAAAACAATAAACCTTTATCATGAAAATTTTATCTTACCTGACCTTTTTCATTTGTTTGATTCTTGGCATAACCAATAGTAATGCACAAAAGAAAAAAGCAAATGTTACTAAGCCTGCCATTTTTAATCCCGCCGACCGGCCAAAAAATTTATCAGATACAGCCCTGCTTGAACTGGTGCAAAAGCAAACTTTTCGTTATTTCTGGGATTTCGCTCATCCTGTAAGTGGCTTAGCCCGTGAAAGAAGCAACGTTGCCTACGATTACGGCGGAGAAGTAACGACAACTGGCGGAACAGGATTTGGCATTATGGCGATGATTGTGGCGGCTGACAGAAAATGGTATCCAAGGGATTCCATAGCAAAGCGACTTTTGAAAATGGTGAAATTCCTGTCAAAAGCTGATAATTTCCATGGTGCTTTTCCACACTGGATCAATGGGGAAACAGGAAAAATCATCCCGTTCGGACGTAAAGATGATGGTGGGGATTTGGTTGAATCGGCTTTTTTATTTCAGGGACTCTTAACAGCCCGGCAATATTTTAATCAGGATACACCTCTGGAAAATGATTTAAGGAACCGCATTACCTGGATTTGGAATGAAATAGAATGGGATTGGTACACACGCGGAAACCCGGATCAGCTTTACTGGCATTGGAGTCCGAATAATGGCTGGGCAATGAATTTTGAATTGAGAGGTTACAACGAAACGCTAATTACATATATTCTCGGTGCAGCTTCTCCACGTTATCCGATCACCGCACAGGTTTATCATAAATGCTGGGTGCAAAGCGATCATTTTAAAAATGGCAAAGAATATTACGGCATAAAATTACCTCTGGGTTTTGATTTCGGCGGCCCGTTATTCTTTACTCATTATTCATTTTTAGGTTTAGACCCACGTAATCTGAAAGACCAGTATGCTGATTATTGGGAGCAAAACGTAAACCATACTTTGATCAATTATAAACATTGCGTTGCCAATCCGGGTAAATTCGAAGGTTATGGAGAGAACAGCTGGGGACTAACAGCAAGTGATACTTACAATGGATATAATGCACATTCGCCCAATAACGATTTCGGCACAATTTCACCAACAGCTGCTTTATCATCATTTCCTTATACACCTGACAAATCAATGAAAGCACTTCGTCATTTTTATGACGATCTGGGAGATAAAATATGGAGCGAATATGGCTTCACAGATGCTTTCAACGAATCGCAGAACTGGTATGCTAAATCTCATCTGGCCATTGACCAGGGACCTATCATTGTAATGATAGAAAATTACAGGACCGGGCTCCTCTGGAAATTATTCATGCAGGATCCCGACGTTCAGAACGGATTAAAAAAATTAGGTTTTGAAAGTCCGGCACTTGAAATTACCAGCAAAAATTAACCTATTCTTTCCCGTAATTACCAAAAGACCAGTCTCAGGCTGGTCTTTCGCTTTTATTAAATATAATTGTATCTTAATGGTGTTTTAAGACGTATCTCGAGCAAAAGGATGCTAAACTCAACCCATTTAAATACAAGGATGATGATTTCATTTCTAAAAACCGGAGTATTACTGGTTATTCTAAATTTATGGGCGGTATCAGTTTCTGCACAAATCTGGGAAGTTTCAGAACCAGAAAACCTTCCTGAAAAACGGCATGAAAATGCGATGACAACTGCCAATGGAAAGCTTTACTTATTAGGTGGCCGCGGAATTAAACCGGTTGACGAATATGATTTTAAAAAAGATTCATGGACAAGCCTTAGTAAAACACCTATTGAAATGAGTCATTTTCAGGCTATTTCGTTTAAGGATGAAATATATGTTCTGGGAGCGTTTACAGGCGGATATCCACATGAAGTTCCTATTCCAAACATTTATATTTTCAATCCAATCAAAAATGAATGGAGGAAAGGATCCGAAATCCCTGAGAACCGAAGACGTGGGGCAGCGGGTGCATTTGTATTGAATGACAAGATTTACCTGGTTTGTGGCATTCAGGATGGTCATTGGGACGGACAGGTTACATGGTTTGATGAATATGATCCGGCAACGGATAAATGGAAAACACTTGCTGATGCACCACGTCCAAGAGACCACGTACAGGTTGCAGTCATTGATCACAAACTTTATGTAGCAGGCGGAAGGCTTTCAACTGCACGAATCAATCAGGTACTTAATACGACGATCAAAGAAGTGGATGTATATGATTTTAAATCCGGAAAATGGTCAACCCTGGACGCATCCAATAATTTACCCACTTTACGTGCCGGCAATACTACTGTAGCTTATGGTGATAAAATTTTGATCATTGGCGGGGAAAGTGACGCGCATGTAGAAGCGCATAATGACGTAGAAGCATTCGATATCCGGACTCAAAAATGGGAAAAACTGCCATCGCTCCATCAGGGACGACATGGAACCCAGGCTGTTGTACTCAATAAGAAGGTCTACATTGCAGCAGGATCAGCTAATCGGGGCGGTGGCCCGGAACTAAATGATATGGAAATCCTGGTTAAATAGCTTTTAGCAATTGACTTTTAGCACCTTTTGCAAGATATCACCTGAATTAAGTTCATAAAAAAATATTATAATCCTGATTAATACATGCTTAATAAGACCCTGATTTTCTGCCTGTTACTGATATCATATTGCACATTTGCACAAAATAAGTCTTTCACGCACGCTGATACTTTACGCGGATCTATCACACCTGAACGCGCCTGGTGGGATCTTACCTATTACCATTTGCAGGTGACACCTAATGCTAAAGACAGCACTTTAACCGGAAGTACTGAAATCCGTTATAAAGTAGTAAAGCCTTATCAAATAATACAGGTAGACTTACAGGAACCTTTGCAAATAAGTAAAGTAACACAGGATGGCCAGGACTTGAATTTTAAAAGAGATGGAAACGCATTTTTTATAACCTTACAGAAAAAACAGGAAACAGGAAAGCAGGAAGCAATTGTAGTCAGTTATTCGGGCCGGCCTAAACTGGCAAAACGTCCGCCATGGGACGGAGGTGTACAGTGGATCCCGGATGGAAAAGGAAATACCATTATTGCTACTTCTTGTCAGGGATTAGGTTCCAGCGTATGGTGGCCATGTAAAGATCACATGTATGACGAACCGGATAGTATGCTCATCAGCGTTACTGTTCCCGAAAATATGAAGGATGTTTCTAATGGTCAGTTACGCAATATTTCTAAAAATCCTGATAATTCCCAGACATTCAATTGGTTTGTAAAAAATCCTATAAACAATTATGGGGTAAATATGAACGTGGCCAATTATGAAAGCTGGAAGGAAGTCTATAAAGGTGAAAAGGGAGATCTCAATGTAAGTTATTATGCCCTGCCCGAAAACCTGGAAAAGGCAAAGGAACAATTTAAGCAGGTTCCTATGATGCTGAAAGCATTTGAGCACTGGTTTGGCCCTTATCCATTTTACGAAGATGGTTATAAACTGGTAGAGGTTCCATACCTGGGAATGGAACACCAGAGCTCGGTTACTTATGGCAATAAATATAAAAATGGTTATTTAGGCAGGGATTTATCCGGTACCGGCTGGGGATTGAAATGGGATTTTATTATCATTCACGAAAGTGGTCATGAATGGTTTGCCAACAATATTACCTACAAAGATGTGGCTGACATGTGGGTGCATGAAAGCTTTACCAATTATTCGGAAAATTTATTTACTGAATACTATTTCGGCAAAGAAGCAGGGTCGGACTATGTAATTGGAACGCGTAAACTGATTGCCAATGATAGCCCGATCGTTGGCCCATTTGGTGTGAACGAGTCAGGTTCGAAAGATATGTACTATAAAGGTGGAAATATGCTGCATACAATTCGTCAGGTTGTAAATAACGATGAGAAGTGGCGGCAAATTCTGCGTGGATTAAATAAGACTTTTTATCACCAAACTGTTGACGGTTCACAAATAGAAAATTATGTTAGTGAACATGCCGGGCAAAATTTGTCAAAAGTATTTGACCAGTATTTGAGAAATATCCGGATTCCTGTTTTGGAATATACTTTTAAAGATAAAGAGCTGCAATACCGGTGGGCTAATGTGGTAAATGGTTTTGATATGCCGGTAATAGTAAAAATTGACTCTGGAAAAGACCAGTTTCTTAATCCAACCGGTGAGTGGAAAACATTAAAAGTTAAAGAAGGGAAAGTGCTGGAAGTAAACCGGAATTTTTATGTTGAGTCTAAGAAAGTTTCAGCTTTATAATCAGTCCCAGCATTCCATAATCAGGAGATCGCCTTTTTGAGCTGAAATCCGTACAATTCCATCTTTTTCCGCCTCGTTACTATTTCCTGAACGATAACCTAATATAAGGATTTCGTCGTTCAGGTTATATTTCAGGCCACTGGTTTGTATTCCTTCAACCTGTCCGATTGGAATTAAAGAAATCGGAGTTCCTGCTACATACCATTTTTCGTAAGTACATTTTAGAGGAAAAATTTTGGAATGATCGTCGAACAGTACAAGGTGTATCTGCTCTTTGTAGCGAACCAAATTGGTAATATTAGTTATAGCATGATCGGCACGGCGGCCTGTTGCCCAAACAATATTAGCAGCCGGGAATCCACGGTCAATTAAAAAATCAATTGCTTTTTCCAGGTCTGTTTTATTCTGATCTGGTGTACTGATAATTTCTAAGGGTTCCTGCTGAGACCGGATTGCTTCAAAATCATGTTGCTGATCAAAATCACCCATCCAGACATCAATCTTGATTCCAAGTTCAAGCACACGGTAAATAGCATGATCCAATACCACTATAAACGGGCTCCATTCTAACAGCTGCCCAAGAAGTTCTCCACTACAAGCTTCTCCATTTGCAATGATGAGAGCGGGTTCCTGTTTTTCTTTAACAATGTGATGAGAAGACATTTATCTCTTATTTACTTTTAATAAGAGTTATAAGATCGTCAAATTTCTGATCCATTCTGTCAAATCGTTCATCCATCTTATCGAATCTTTCATCCATCTTATCGAATCTTTCGTCTATCTTATCAAATTTCTCATCTATCTTATCAAACTTCTCATCTATCTTATCAAATTTCTCGTCTATCTTATCAAACTTCTCATCTATCTTATCAAACTTCTCATCTATCTTATCAAATTTCTCGTCTATCTTATCGAACTTTTCGTCTATCTTATCAAACTTTGTTTCTATTCTATTAAATTTCTGATTTACCTCTATTCTAAATTCTGATAAGTTAATGGTTACTTCTGCAACCTGATGTTTTACTAGAGTTAATTCCTTATTCATTTTAGCTTGCTGTTGCTTTACATCAGCAAAACCGCGCTGCATATCAGTGGTAATTGTTGCCAATCCCTTCGCAATTATTTCAATTTGTTTACCTTGATCCACTGCTAAAATTTCTAATTGATCTACCCGTTCTT from Dyadobacter sp. NIV53 carries:
- a CDS encoding LamG domain-containing protein codes for the protein MKAINSKLTLAITMLMIVGLTACYEKFDPESYAPSVSIGGFTSSGEIATSNLVAYWPFDGDYVDAISKTAGVNTGTSFANGLKGQAMKGAKNGYVLFNPTSAILGLQSFTIGYWVNSQSTTAAGGIIGLVTLSSKEAFWGNLETFFENGGTTTDGIFKAHIQNDTLDTWVSKDGIVNLYNSWTHIALSYDATSSTFSIYINGSKVNTTTVAKFGNLKWKNPGQIVFGANQFQTTPSLTKASEPQSWASYLTGLLDEVRIYNVALKDAEIDALVKLESRGK
- a CDS encoding glucoamylase family protein, which encodes MSFKNFVFFCFTVWFGISCKKENNPEPPVTVVPTSFGFNSLKVDGSYSGFSYVDVKPKPIIEFNFSAPLNSASFANAVSIISKTGEVVPYSTSLENGDSTVIIIPINALPYLSSYKVLISKALKSKSNGSLLSEVSINLITALDTTDKFPKITDEALLTLVQKQTFRYFWEFGHPTSGLARERNTSGDIVTSGGSGFGIMTIPVAIERNFITRAEGLERMQKIAGFLKDKTQKFHGAFPHWINGATGAVVPFSTKDNGADLVETSYLIQGLLTARQYFNNSNPAETALRTDINTIWNGVEWDWFQKDKGNVLYWHWSPDYNWDMNLPIKGWNECMITYALAASSPTHPIIKSVYDNGWTGNGSFVNGKSYLGITLPLGEAYGGPLFFSQYSFLGINPTNLKDGFTNYFTQNRNHTLINYNYCKSNPKGYYGYSDQCWGLTASDIPDGYTASSPTNDIGVIAPTAALSAFPYTPDESMKALKFFYYKLGDKIWGEYGFYDSFSLVQPWFANSYLAIDQGPVIVMIENHRTALLWDLFMSCPEVKTGMKNLGFQSPNL
- a CDS encoding glucoamylase family protein; this translates as MKILSYLTFFICLILGITNSNAQKKKANVTKPAIFNPADRPKNLSDTALLELVQKQTFRYFWDFAHPVSGLARERSNVAYDYGGEVTTTGGTGFGIMAMIVAADRKWYPRDSIAKRLLKMVKFLSKADNFHGAFPHWINGETGKIIPFGRKDDGGDLVESAFLFQGLLTARQYFNQDTPLENDLRNRITWIWNEIEWDWYTRGNPDQLYWHWSPNNGWAMNFELRGYNETLITYILGAASPRYPITAQVYHKCWVQSDHFKNGKEYYGIKLPLGFDFGGPLFFTHYSFLGLDPRNLKDQYADYWEQNVNHTLINYKHCVANPGKFEGYGENSWGLTASDTYNGYNAHSPNNDFGTISPTAALSSFPYTPDKSMKALRHFYDDLGDKIWSEYGFTDAFNESQNWYAKSHLAIDQGPIIVMIENYRTGLLWKLFMQDPDVQNGLKKLGFESPALEITSKN
- a CDS encoding kelch repeat-containing protein; the protein is MMISFLKTGVLLVILNLWAVSVSAQIWEVSEPENLPEKRHENAMTTANGKLYLLGGRGIKPVDEYDFKKDSWTSLSKTPIEMSHFQAISFKDEIYVLGAFTGGYPHEVPIPNIYIFNPIKNEWRKGSEIPENRRRGAAGAFVLNDKIYLVCGIQDGHWDGQVTWFDEYDPATDKWKTLADAPRPRDHVQVAVIDHKLYVAGGRLSTARINQVLNTTIKEVDVYDFKSGKWSTLDASNNLPTLRAGNTTVAYGDKILIIGGESDAHVEAHNDVEAFDIRTQKWEKLPSLHQGRHGTQAVVLNKKVYIAAGSANRGGGPELNDMEILVK
- a CDS encoding M1 family metallopeptidase produces the protein MLNKTLIFCLLLISYCTFAQNKSFTHADTLRGSITPERAWWDLTYYHLQVTPNAKDSTLTGSTEIRYKVVKPYQIIQVDLQEPLQISKVTQDGQDLNFKRDGNAFFITLQKKQETGKQEAIVVSYSGRPKLAKRPPWDGGVQWIPDGKGNTIIATSCQGLGSSVWWPCKDHMYDEPDSMLISVTVPENMKDVSNGQLRNISKNPDNSQTFNWFVKNPINNYGVNMNVANYESWKEVYKGEKGDLNVSYYALPENLEKAKEQFKQVPMMLKAFEHWFGPYPFYEDGYKLVEVPYLGMEHQSSVTYGNKYKNGYLGRDLSGTGWGLKWDFIIIHESGHEWFANNITYKDVADMWVHESFTNYSENLFTEYYFGKEAGSDYVIGTRKLIANDSPIVGPFGVNESGSKDMYYKGGNMLHTIRQVVNNDEKWRQILRGLNKTFYHQTVDGSQIENYVSEHAGQNLSKVFDQYLRNIRIPVLEYTFKDKELQYRWANVVNGFDMPVIVKIDSGKDQFLNPTGEWKTLKVKEGKVLEVNRNFYVESKKVSAL
- a CDS encoding thiamine diphosphokinase, yielding MSSHHIVKEKQEPALIIANGEACSGELLGQLLEWSPFIVVLDHAIYRVLELGIKIDVWMGDFDQQHDFEAIRSQQEPLEIISTPDQNKTDLEKAIDFLIDRGFPAANIVWATGRRADHAITNITNLVRYKEQIHLVLFDDHSKIFPLKCTYEKWYVAGTPISLIPIGQVEGIQTSGLKYNLNDEILILGYRSGNSNEAEKDGIVRISAQKGDLLIMECWD
- a CDS encoding DUF16 domain-containing protein; translation: MFLEERVDQLEILAVDQGKQIEIIAKGLATITTDMQRGFADVKQQQAKMNKELTLVKHQVAEVTINLSEFRIEVNQKFNRIETKFDKIDEKFDKIDEKFDKIDEKFDKIDEKFDKIDEKFDKIDEKFDKIDEKFDKIDERFDKMDERFDKMDERFDRMDQKFDDLITLIKSK